One region of Camelina sativa cultivar DH55 chromosome 6, Cs, whole genome shotgun sequence genomic DNA includes:
- the LOC104791894 gene encoding probable inactive receptor-like protein kinase At3g56050 yields MSENWEFVRLSLQKRALVFLLVILSFGSSYSLKFHGGGFLEFVTNDLLSSDRDAEDLRAVGFHRKLLGRFRNPYTHLNSFKGRPVARVTPPSSSPRPISTTKASTSPPPQKSPPPARHVSAPPPFVHPVNFPILRRSSKPSSNSTVPIVAGCFGGALFVILLATGVFFFKTKAGKSVNPWRTGLSGQLQKVFITGVPKLKRSEIEAACEDFSNVIGSCPIGTLFKGTLSTGVEIAVASVATASAKEWTNNIEMQFRKKIEMLSKINHKNFVNLLGYCEEDEPFTRILVFEYASNGSVFEHLHYKESEHLDWIMRLRIAMGIAYCLDHMHGLKPPIVHSSLLSSSVQLTEDYAVKIADFNFGYLKGPSETESSTNALIDTNITATTQEDNVQSFGLLLFELMTGKLPESVRKGDSIDTGLADFLRGKTVREMADPTLECFDEKIESIGEVIKSCIRADPKQRPTMKEVTGKLREITGLSPDDAIPKLSALWWAELEVLSTA; encoded by the exons ATGAGTGAGAACTGGGAATTTGTTCGATTAAGTCTTCAAAAGCGTGCTCTCGTGTTTCTTCTGGTGATTTTGAGCTTCGGTTCTTCCTATTCGTTGAAATTTCATG GTGGTGGTTTTCTCGAATTCGTGACGAATGATCTATTGTCATCAGATAGAGATGCTGAAGATTT GAGAGCAGTTGGTTTTCACAGGAAATTACTTGGCCGTTTTCGTAACCCGTACACCCATTTGAATTCTTTCAAGGGTCGCCCTGTGGCACGAGTTACTCCTCCGTCATCTTCTCCGAGACCTATTTCCACTACTAAAGCCTCAACATCACCTCCGCCACAAAAGAGTCCTCCTCCTGCACGACATGTTTCCGCTCCACCTCCTTTTGTGCACCCTGTGAATTTTCCTATCCTACGAAGAAGCTCCAAACCTTCTTCAAACAGCACGGTTCCTATAGTGGCTGGCTGCTTTGGTGGTGCTCTGTTTGTCATCCTTTTAGCTACTGGTGTCTTCTTTTTCAAAACTAAGGCTGGGAAATCTGTGAATCCTTGGCGTACAGGTCTTAGTGGACAGCTTCAGAAAGTGTTTATAACTG GTGTCCCCAAACTCAAAAGATCTGAGATCGAAGCTGCCTGTGAAGATTTCAGTAATGTCATTGGGTCTTGTCCCATTGGTACATTGTTCAAAGGGACACTATCAACTGGGGTGGAGATAGCTGTGGCTTCTGTTGCTACTGCCTCTGCCAAAGAATGGACAAATAACATAGAAATGCAGTTCAGAAAGAAG ATCGAAATGTTATCCAAGATAAACCACAAGAATTTTGTCAACCTTCTTGGCTActgtgaagaagatgaacctTTCACTAGAATCTTGGTCTTTGAATATGCATCAAACGGATCAGTCTTTGAACATTTACACT ATAAAGAGTCAGAGCACTTGGACTGGATAATGCGGCTAAGAATAGCAATGGGCATAGCATATTGTCTTGACCATATGCACGGGCTCAAACCACCTATAGTCCACAGCAGTCTTCTCTCATCATCAGTTCAACTCACAGAGGACTACGCAGTCAAAATTGCAGATTTCAATTTCGGATACCTAAAAGGCCCATCAGAGACAGAAAGCAGCACCAATGCACTCATAGATACAAACATTACAGCAACAACACAAGAAGACAATGTTCAGAGCTTCGGGTTGCTGTTGTTCGAATTGATGACTGGAAAACTCCCAGAGTCGGTTAGGAAAGGCGACTCAATAGATACTGGATTGGCTGATTTCTTGAGAGGAAAGACCGTAAGGGAGATGGCGGATCCAACATTGGAATGTTTTGACGAGAAGATTGAGAGTATAGGCGAAGTGATCAAAAGCTGCATAAGGGCAGACCCGAAACAGAGACCGACAATGAAGGAAGTGACAGGGAAATTACGGGAGATCACAGGATTATCACCAGACGATGCGATTCCAAAACTTTCAGCTCTATGGTGGGCAGAGCTGGAAGTGCTGTCCACTGCGTGA
- the LOC104791893 gene encoding UTP--glucose-1-phosphate uridylyltransferase 3, chloroplastic, translating into MANPQASPIHQNHLSLFHFRTTSTSPSSFTSLHFRKPLLSLPSSSLLFSKYPQSEQQQCNNHQVRHVSTVPVEYPTPTPPESDDFLSEIDRLKSLRAKLDVSSKDLRRKDAVIDADPRVRRFFSENRGGLSKVLGSLGLNSEEMFLVKCVIAAGQEHALCMNYEEGFEEEEEEEEYTVRSSVKSALYALVEMIERFDVNSSSSGYNGGRRDMGTVLGAEEIAHFRKFLKFLDEIEQFYDCIGGIIGYQVMVLKLLYQSTKRRNTSRSHIVEELLGCQYLEMHTPSVLDLTQRKEYASQAALWGIEGLPDLGEIYPLGGAADRLGLVDTETGECLPAAMLAHCGRTLLEGLIRDLQAREFLYFKLYGKQCVTPVAIMTSTAKNNHEHVTSLCKRLKWFGRGQSNFRLFEQPLVPAVSAEDGQWIVSKPFVPVSKPGGHGAIWKLAYDKGVFKWFFDHGRKGATIRQVSNVVAATDVTLLALAGIGLRYNKKLGFASCKRNAGATEGINVLMEKKNFDGKWEYGISCIEYTEFDKFGISPSSDGLQADFPANTNILYVDLHSAESIGSSSNAKSLPNMVLNTKKRIEYIDQCGNYHSVLGGRLECTMQNIADNFLNKFPSRCQGNLEDKLDTYIVYNERRKVTSSAKKKKPHASAALHQTPDGALLDILRNAYELLTECDIKLPMIEHNDNYVDSPPPYLILLHPALGPLWEVSRQKFKGGSISSCSEVQLEIAELSWNNVQVDGSLIITAENAMGSTTINDHGEPILQYGLRCGKCKLHNVKVMNRGIDWNSKSNVYWRNDVNRLETCKIILHGNAEFEASNVTIEGNHVFEVPDGHILKITQGNAGLSIHLEAMKEEVLETGSWYWDYKLNGSHIHLQQVEVSQN; encoded by the exons ATGGCTAATCCTCAAGCTTCTCCAATCCACCAGAatcacctctctctcttccacttcCGCACTACTTCCACGTCTCCTTCCTCTTTCACCTCTCTGCATTTCAGAAAGCCTCTGCTCTCCCTCCCTTCTTCTTCGTTATTGTTCTCGAAGTATCCGCAGAGTGAACAACAGCAATGTAATAACCACCAGGTGAGACACGTGTCCACCGTGCCTGTTGAGTATCCGACACCGACTCCTCCCGAATCCGACGATTTCTTATCGGAAATCGACCGGCTCAAGTCTCTCCGAGCGAAACTAGACGTTTCCTCCAAGGACTTGCGGCGGAAGGACGCGGTCATCGACGCTGATCCCAGAGTTCGTCGATTCTTCAGCGAGAATCGAGGCGGTTTATCTAAAGTTTTAGGTTCGCTTGGTTTGAATTCGGAAGAGATGTTTCTCGTTAAGTGTGTCATCGCTGCGGGACAAGAACACGCGCTTTGTATGAATTATGAGgaaggatttgaagaagaagaagaagaagaggagtatACAGTGAGAAGTTCTGTGAAGAGCGCACTTTACGCATTGGTTGAGATGATTGAGCGGTTCGATGTGAATAGTAGTAGTAGCGGCTATAATGGTGGTAGAAGAGACATGGGTACAGTTTTAGGTGCAGAGGAGATTGCTCACTTCAGAAAGTTCTTGAAGTTTCTGGATGAAATTGAACAGTTCTACGACTGCATTGGAGGAATCATCGG ATATCAGGTTATGGTTCTTAAGCTTCTTTACCAATCAACTAAGAGGCGTAATACTAGCCGGTCACATATAGTTGAAGAATTATTGGGTTGTCAGTACTTAGAAATGCATACTCCTAGCGTTCTTGACCTCACTCAGAGGAAAGAGTATGCCTCACAGGCGGCTCTATGGGGAATTGAG gGATTGCCAGACTTAGGTGAAATATATCCGTTAGGAGGTGCAGCAGACAGATTAGGGTTGGTTGATACAGAAACAGGAGAATGCCTTCCTGCAGCAATGCTTGCTCATTGTGGACGAACTTTGTTGGAGGGACTTATTAGAGATCTTCAG GCTAGAGAGTTCCTTTACTTCAAGCTTTATGGAAAGCAATGTGTCACACCTGTTGCCATTATGACAAGTACTGCAAAAAACAACCATGAGCATGTAACTTCGCTTTGTAAACGGCTCAAATGGTTTGGAAGAGGTCAATCAAATTTCCGACTCTTTGAACAG CCTCTCGTCCCAGCTGTCAGTGCTGAAGATGGTCAATGGATAGTATCAAAGCCCTTTGTGCCTGTTAGTAAACCTGGTGGTCATGGCGCAATTTGGAAATTGGCTTACGACAAAGGTGTCTTTAAATGGTTTTTCGATCATGGAAGAAAGGGAGCAACCATTCGCCAAGTTAG TAATGTTGTGGCTGCCACAGATGTTACCCTCTTGGCCCTTGCTGGGATTGGCTTACGGTATAATAAG AAACTTGGGTTTGCATCATGTAAAAGAAATGCTGGAGCAACTGAAGGGATTAATGtattgatggagaagaagaattttgaTGGGAAGTGGGAATATGGTATATCGTGCATTGAGTACACAGAATTTGATAAATTCGGAATCTCTCCTTCCTCAGATGG TTTGCAGGCGGATTTCCCTGCCAATACAAACATTCTATATGTTGACTTACACTCTGCCGAGTCAATTGGGTCTAGCAGTAATGCAAAAAGCTTACCAAATATGGTTCTTAATACAAAGAAGCGAATTGAGTACATTGATCAGTGTGGAAACTATCACAG CGTTTTGGGTGGTCGACTGGAATGCACAATGCAAAACATAGCAGACAATTTCTTAAATAAGTTTCCATCTAGATGCCAGGGCAATCTAGAag ATAAACTGGATACGTATATTGTTTACAATGAACGAAGAAAGGTCACTTCTTCagctaagaagaagaaaccacaCGCAAGTGCTGCATTACACCAG ACTCCAGATGGTGCATTGTTGGATATACTACGAAATGCATATGAGCTCCTTACGGAATGTGATATAAAACTTCCCATG ATTGAACATAACGATAACTATGTGGATTCGCCACCTCCGTATCTCATTCTTCTGCATCCTGCTCTTGGTCCTCTTTGGGAAGTTTCAAGACAGAAA TTCAAGGGAGGGTCCATTTCCAGTTGTTCAGAAGTGCAACTAGAGATTGCAGAGTTGTCATGGAACAACGTTCAG GTTGATGGTAGCTTGATCATCACTGCTGAAAATGCCATGGGTTCAACAACTATCAATGATCATGGTGAACCAATATTACAATATGGATTAAG GTGTGGCAAGTGTAAACTGCATAACGTCAAGGTAATGAACCGAGGAATCGATTGGAACAGTAAATCAAATGTTTACTGGAGAAACGATGTGAACCGGCTTGAGACTTGTAAAATCATATTGCACGGAAATGCAGAATTCGAAGCCAGCAATGTAACTATAGAG GGAAACCATGTTTTTGAAGTACCCGACGGCCACATACTGAAGATCACACAAGGAAATGCAG GTTTAAGCATCCACTTAGAAGCAATGAAAGAAGAGGTCTTGGAAACAGGAAGCTGGTATTGGGACTACAAACTTAATGGATCCCACATTCATCTTCAACAAGTAGAGGTTTCACAAAACTA